The sequence AAAGAGGTGCCGTGACTTCGTAGAGGGCTGCTAAGGAGGAGGGAAACAGCCCGGCTCTCAGCGCTGCACGAAATAGGAGCCAAACGTGTAAAATCACATTCTTTTCTGACATTTATGACTCATTTGGCTGCCAACCCCAGGAAGGTCCCATTTTGCATCCTTACAGGAGCGCTCAGCATTGAGGGATCGACAGATGGGAAGGGAGCCTCCAGGCCATTCCCTACAAGAGCTTTCTGGGCCCCATtgcaaggaaggggagggggtccAGTTTGTCCCAGAGGACTCACAGATTGCATCTGGGTCCTCAGGGCCTGACTCAGCTTGATTTGCACCTGGTGGTGAAATGCGGGAGACACCATTCCTGATTTGAGATGCAGCTCTGATGCTTCTGGCTGTTGACCTTGGGCGAGTCACATCTCCAAGTGCCTGCTGCTTGCTTCTGGAGTCCATGTCCTTCTGTGGGGGGCCATACTCAACTCTCAGCTGTAACTCATCACCCACCTTCCTCCCTTGCCTCTCCCCCGCTCTGCTGCCCACAGAATGCTCCCTCTAAAAGACAGAGGTACGAGCTAGCTGTACCATTGTTCCTTTGTTTAAAACCTCTCCGTGGCTCCCCATTACTCTTATGATAAAGGCCAAATGCTTCACCATGTTCCCCTTCCCCCCTCACTttctcacccccttctccaagCTACAGCTTCCGACCATGTACTGCTTCCTGGACACTCAGGACCTTTGCCCATGTTGTTCCTCCACCAGAaattccctttcctccctccttcagcCAGTTAACTCCTGTGCCTGCTTCCGATCACAGCTCAGTACCCACCTGCTGCCTAAGCTTTCCCTGACGGCCACACCCCCTGCAAGCAGGACCAGGCCCTGTCTTCCTCAGTGCTGGAGCCCAGAGTCCTGTTTGGAGAATGTCTGGAAGCCAGGGAGTGTTTGTCCCCGTTCACACGCTGATTTAAACAATGTCCAGCTCTCCTACTTGGGTCACACCAGGTGGGCTGGGTCTGTCTTGCTCACTGTCGTGTCCACCAGCATTTTAGCACAGGTCTTGGCATACGGTAGGTTTTTAAAAGTGCTGGGTGAGTCGATGTCAAATAACCCTCCTCTTTTCGGTCCAGAAAATGGGGATCGTGCCCACAAAACCTCCCAGGGCTTCAGGGAGGATTTTAGCCAAGTACATTCAGAAGGCCTTCCAAAGAGTGGCAGTTGTTTTCAGGGGAAGGACAAAGACCCCCAAAAAAGACCCTGCCCTAGGACTCCCCGCAAAGGGACTTCTCTGACCCTTTGCCTCCTGGGGACAGATTCAATGAGCATCTGGGGAAGCCAGCCTGGGAGCAGATCTCAGGTCTACCAGGAACTAAACTGGAAACTAAAAGGCCTCCTCTTCCTGCTGGGTTCTCTGAGTCTCCCAGCCTCTTGAACCTCCCACCGGTCGAGCGCCCACCACTGGGCTGGAAATTTTATGCATACCACTATTTTCTGATTTCATACCTACCCCATAAAGTGGGCACTGAGCTGAGGGGCTCAGGGTGGGAAGCAGCTTGCTCAAGACTACGCAGATAGTAAATGATGCTCCGGAATCTGAACACAGGTCTCCCCTGGGCTTGggtcctttccctctgcccttgaCCGCCTTTCCTTGGGGAGCTTCCAAAGCAGAGTTTATAAAGTACATTCACACATTCActcattaaagaaacaaataaatattgaacATTAACTggatgccaggccctgggggtaTAGCAGAAAACAGGACAACCAGGGTCCCTGCACCATCGGAGAGACAGATGACAAATACGGAAGCGAGAAATTAGGCCATTTTGGGGGGGTCGTATGtgttaattaagaaaagaaaacaggatgaCAGGGCGGAAAGCGGCCAGAGGGGCAGATAGAAGTGCTTCGTGGAGGGGGGGGATGGATCTaggaaggcctccctgaggaggtgacacGGAGGTGAGATGAAAAGAATGAGAATTCAAGTCCCTTCTAGGCAGAGGCCCAGAGGCCAGAATGGGCCTGGGGCATTCAGGAAAGAGCTGGGGACTCAGAGGGGAAAGATGGAGGGAGTTGAGGTCCTAGAGGTGGACAAACCTGGATCTCAAGGTCACGGTGTACCGTAAAGCATGGCGTGGCCTGATCTAGGATTTTACAGGATCCCTCAGGCAGCTGTGTTAAGATTAAGCTCCAGGagggcaaggaaggaaggagaccagCGAGGAGGGAGGCCGCCCTGGCTCAGAGTTCAGTGGCCGGCCCCAGAGTGATGCCCCCTGGTGGAGGGAAGCACTTGGGTTCAAGACATTTGCCACCACCAGAACTGGACAGGTGGGGTGAGGGGTCTTATGGAAATCCCTTTCCCTAGGCAAGAATCCTGTTACTAGGGCTCATTTTGCAGAGGGGGACTGAGGCCCCCAGAGGACCTGGACTTTCGCAGAAAGTCCAGTGAAGGATTGAGCCTGGGTCCCCTGACTCCAGAGACTACGGTCACCTCTCCTCCTGTTTTCTCTGAACCCGTGCCATTCCAGGCAAAGCTTTCAGGTCCATCCCTGCCCAGCATCGATCTTCCCTGGCAGCCATGCCGCCCACATTCCGGGGAACCGAGCCACCTTCTCCGAGGCAGGGGCCCATGGAGAACCAAGTCTGAGTCCTAGGTCTGACGCTAATTTGCTGTGGGGCTTTATACAACTTCCACTCTCTTTCtggctctgtttcttcatctgtaaagtgaggatgGTAATAGTGCCCCACCTCAAAGATTGGCTGGGAGGAACAGACAATCTGTATGACAAGGCTTAACATACAgctggtgctcagtaaatgtgagctattttcattattattcacaCCTGCACACTGTCCCCCTACAGACCCGAAGAACAGTAAGGGGCTCAGCTCGCGTGGGGTCTCTGCTCCTTCCTACCAGCCCTGCCAGCTCTGTGCCGCCTGCTCACCTTCCAGAGTCTGCAGGCCTGGCCCGGGTGGGAGACAGGAGAGCTCGCCGTGCAGGGAGGTGGTTCCTGGATGGAGCCCTAGTGGGGGAGCCGCTGGAAGCTGCTGTGTTTTTGGCCCAGAGCCATGAGGGGGAGTGGAAAGGGGCGAGAACACACACTCAGAGACGCCGAGACCGACAGATGGAGGAGCTGAGGATGTGAGAGAcgcagacagacagaaagagacccagagttgggagaggaggagcaggcagggGTGGATGGCAGGAGAGCTGGCAGTCATGCCAAGCCACGAGATGAGCAACAGACCACCAGACAGACCAAGCAGCCGAGAGACTGAAAGATAGACGCACCAATAGGCATGCCCAGAATTctagagacagacagacagacgaaAAACCAGGCCCAGTATCCAAAGGGATAGATAAGCTATCCTGACATCCAATGGACAGACAGACTGATGTTCCCAGCCTCAAAGAGCAGACAGACAGGCTgacccaggaccctagggtcagTCTGACTAGTATTTGAGTAACAACATGACCTCTAGCACAGGGGACAGACAGGTGGACTGACTCAGGGTCTCAGGGCAAGACTGACAGATTGacagataaacagaaaaataaacaggctAACCCCTCATTGAAGGGCTGAttggagtggcagacagagagagtggccCAGACCCAGGATGTGAGGCCAGACAAAAGGACAGGTCCAAGCTGGCCGTCTGCATGGAGACGAAGGCCCAGACCAGAAATCCTGCCTGATACTGGAGACTCCAGCTGACATAAGAACCAAAACCAGGAGAGAGCAGGGCGACCCAGACACTGGGCCCAGAAGCTTCCTGGCTTCTCGGGGACATGAaagcccttcctccttccttctaccCATTAGAGAGGAgcccgtcccccccacccccaaccccatcacTGGCCCAGGTCTGGGGGACGATGGGAGGTTCCTGGGTCACAGAGATAACCAGACCCAGGAAGCAGGGAATGAGCTCCGTCTGTTTCTTGCCTGCTCTCAGAGGCAACGGGGTGGCTTTACGGAATCCTGAATAAGATTTCACACACTGTCTgctgccttctcttctccctaGAGCTGTGTGTTTTtttgcccccaaccccaccttgAACAGGACACACTTATCTGCTCTTCCAATTTCCTCCAGGACATGCTTCTCTGAGCACATGATAGGCAGTCAGCAAATTAGACACAAAATAGACCCCTGAGCGCCTGTTCCCACACGGTAAACCTGTCTGTTAAGTCTGGTTCACACTGGCCTCGGGCAGTTGAAGTCAGTGCTGTGTGGGGCCCAACCAGGTGAAGAAATACcaaggaagccttcctggaggaggaaggacagaaaTGAGTCAGTGAGGACAGGAGTTGCCCAGCAGGAGTCCTGGCAGTAAGCAAACTCTGCAAGGTCAGGAGAAAGACATAGGCAAACACTctctctttattcattcaacaaatatttattgaatgcctactacaCATACAGATGCTGGGGAGACAGGAGTGACCAAGGCCACCCGAGTCCCTACACTCGTACAACTGCagtgataaaacagaaaatcagtgtGTACATCAGTAAGATTGTTTGATAGCGTATGTTATGAAGAAGATCAGACGGGGCAATAAGACAGATGAGAGGGGTTTGGTGAGGGCTGGGGCGCCCATGGGATGGGTGACCCGGGGGGCCGCTCTGAGATGGTGACATGGAAGCCAGTAAGGAGCTAGCTGCAGGAGGATGTTGGGGGAAGGGCGTTCCAAGCAGAGCAagtagcaagtgcaaaggtcctgagtcAGGAACATCAGACTGGGTTCGAGGAACCTCCAGGGCAGCTGGAATGCCAGCGACAAAAGAAGCAGTGGCTTGAGATGGGAAAACAAGCAGGGCTGGATGGTTTAGGGCCTGCAAGCAAGGGAAACCCTTGAACTTTATTTCAAGTGTGACGGAAGGTTTTGAGAAGGGGAATGATGCGATTGGACTGGTTTTTCAAGTACCCCAGCTGTTGCCACATGGGGAATGGACTACAGGGGGGCAGTAGTGGATATAGGGAACCCACAAAGAAGGCAAAAGATGATGGTCTGAACCAAGGTGGAGAGAATGGATGGACTGTTAGAAACAAGACgcacctgcccccctccccaggtggGATTCCTTTCTCTGAAATGAGGCATCCTTCTCTATGGGTAATATTCGTCCCATCTGTGGTGAAAACCAACTTCTTCCAACTACCCTTCAACTAGAGTGGAATAgggtgggcttcctggaggaggtttCAAGGGAGGCTGCTTGGTGATCAGGAGCCAGAGTCTTCTGCCTACCAtgtgctccctctccctatgcGCACACCCTTTTTAGTGTACAAATTATTTTCGAACCCATCACCTCATTCAATGCTCAcaacagagaggaaaatgaggctcagagaggcaaagagaccacctgaggccacacagcaTCCAGGTCAGGGCTGGGAAGCAAATCCACAAGCCCAGCGTCTTACCATCTTGCCTTTCACCCCAGGGGCTGTGACACAGGCAGGATGGTGAGTGCCGGCCCCTTCTTAAAGAAGgtaaaactgaggcacagggaactAGGTTACATGTCCTGGGCAGGGCTGTTTTAAAACCTTTGTGGGCCCCACATCTATCAGGCATATTAAAATGCAGCCACATCAAACaccaaatgtaaattatatataaccAGATAAAAGCCAAATTGCGTCGGCCGGCTGATATCATGTTCTGTTTTGCAGacatttaattaaacatttattaattttgattctGCAGTTTTCCCCTGTGTTTTAGAGCCAATTTTTTTCCCAGGCCTCCAACAGTTTCCTAGGCCCGTGAAAACCTTGTAGGCCCTTGGCAACGAGCGTTTAGTGCCGGCTGGAAGGAACAGTCACGGTTTTGGGTCCTGTTGCCAAAAGAGGCAGAGTGAGGTTGAACACAGGTCCTCTCATCCCCAGATTGTGCCGTGGTCTTTCCACACTGCCCAATGCCACGTTTTTGGGATTCAGAggcctcctttcttcccctccccttccctactCAGCCCACAGCAGCCTTGGGCTGGGTGAGCCCTTTGTCTGCGGTTATCTGGGGCGAGGGGCCCTGGGAACCAGCCGAGGAGGGGGCAGGAGTGGGcggggaggtgggcaggcagcCTGTCAAGTGGTGATGGATGCTGGCCGGGCCAGGGCCTCCCTCATGCTGACCCGGGCCAGGAAACAGATGGTCCTCCAGCCTGAGAGAAACTTCCAGGGTGTcgccctccccccaactccccaggCCCCTTCACGTTGGACCAGCTGGTCTCTCCTTTCTGTTCAAAGCCAGAGCCACAGGAATAGAGAAGGGAATAGGTCTGGGGGAAGAAAGAGGCTGGAAAAGGTAGTCTGTGTTCTGGGCTCCCCCGAAGCCCTACAGAGCGTCCTGGTCTCTCTCgtagcccccccccccttggccatcccctcctctgctctctgcccctcctcggTGCCCTGCCTTAGCTCAGCCTGTCAGCTCAGGCCTGGACCGAAACTCCAGCCTCTCCTGGCTTTCCTCCAAGCCAGCCTCCAGAGCGAGCTTTCTAAGCCAGCAAGCTGATCACATCCCCCTGACTGTGGGATAGaattcagatttaaaataaaagatgaactCTTCAGTCCAGAATTTGATGCCCTTCACAATTCCAGTCTTCCTATGGCCTTTCCTGTGAAAAGCCACCCCTCCAGGCCATTACCCTAAAAGGCCGTGCCCTCTCATAGGAGGAGAGGCCGTGCCTCTCTGCCTTGGCCTTGGCTGGTTCTTCCGCCTGGAatgtccttctccctccttcctgccttctaaTCCTACCCATGATTTAAAGCTGAGATCAAATGTTTCTTCCTCTGGGCAGTCTTCCCTGATCTCCCTGCTCCAGCTAAAGCTACCCATCTCTTCGCTGGGTTCCATAACATCTTAGAGCATCTATTTCAGGTCTTACCTTGTCTCTGTCCCATGGGACTCTGAGATACTTAagggcacagggcctggcatataACAAGCgatcaaaatatatttgatacatGAATCTATGCTTCAGGGATccttattgggggggggggggattcaggGGCCTTAAGAATGGAAAGTACAGGGAAACAAATTTCTGTGCATCAGAAGAAACACAATCCAGGTTTGGAGGTGCTCAGAAGCTCCAAGAGGTGGGGACTCCCCATCCTggggagcacacaagcagaaggTGTAAACACACGGGGCTGGGACTTGCCGAAGGAATTCTAGCATTGGATGGGAGAGTTAGACCAAGGGgtctttgcttttgttgattCTGCTTCTGAGGGAACAggcctcttccccttcccagctGCTAGTCCCACACTGTGTCATGTTGAAGGTGTTTCTACACCATTGATTCGTGCCGAGAAGAcccagggatggggaggagggccCTGAATAGGATGTTTCTAGCCATATTTTGGGGAAGAGAGTTTGAGTCCCAGAATGGTAGCTCTAAAAGGATCTCCAGAGTCATCAAGCCCATCTTTCTTGTTGGCAGATAGAGAAACTGAGCCCCAGGGAGGGCTATGCCATTCCTATGACTGGGATACTCCTCCTGGGAAACTCTGGGTATCAGGTGATCCCAAATTCCAGGGACTACCCTGATGCCTCTCTTGGGGCTGGCAACACACAGTTGAATATAGTGGGCCCCCAGGTTCCCAAACAACATCTTAAAAATGCCAGCACTTCTCATCTTGTAGTAGACCCCCAAACACCTGGTTCTCGGATCTCAGATTCAAGTAACAGGATCACTGAACCTGTGTTGGGATTTTCCTCCCTGATTTCTGGCGAGATAACTTCTGGAGGAGTGCTCTCTAGTTTCAGCAAAGGATGCGCCTGCCCCGTGAATCAAAGAACTCAGGGTTTGCGGGGTCAGGATCTGTGGCTGCAACAGCCCAGGGCAGAGCTGCTGGGCAAAGAACAAGGACACGGAGGAGTCCTGGGTGGCAGCCCCTTCTTATCCTACACGGGCACTGCACTTTCCAGGTGCAAAGCATTTTCAAATCCATTTCATCCTTACAGCCACTTTGAGAGGTTTCACTAAGGCTCGGAGAGGGtctggctcaaggtcacacagtaaatTAGAAGCAAAGTTGGCACTTGAACTCAGGACTTCAGAATCCCTTCCATACCCCCTGCTGGGTGACCAGAGTTCCATTCAATGAAGACAAACTTGCAATCATGCCTGCGTTCACTCTTTGAGCCAACACTGACTGAGCACCCATGGTGTGCTAAGAACTGAGGGTACAGCGGTTAGCAAGCTGCCCTGTCATCCTCAAAAAGTTCAGAGTCTGGGGGAGATGGATGGAGAAGTAGGCAGTCACAGTCCACTGTGGGTTAGAGAGAGCCTGTGTTGAGAGGTCCCTACCCCAGGTAGAAAGCGGTCAGCAGAGGTTTCCTGGAAAAGGTGACTTTAAAAGCTGGAGCCTTGGAAGAAAAGCAGGAGTTACCGGGAATCGGCTGTAGTGGGGCtggaggacagggcagggggtTCCAGAGCGGTAAGAGAGAACATTGGGAGCCAAGGTCTGTGGCTTGTGCAGAGCAGCTGGAGCCATAAAGTTTGTTGAGAGAAATTGGCTCAAGAGGGAGCAGCAAAGTCTCACCTGCCAGGGGACCTATGAGTAGCTTCCCTGTGTCCTACGGTGAAGAACTGGGCACTTAGAGGTGGGGTTGGGGAACAGGCCAGGAAGCTGGGGGTTgaatgcctgggtttgaatcctggttccaCTGCTTCCTAGTTGGGTGACCTCCGACAGGTGGCATACCTCTCTGGGTCTAATGTTTTCTCGTCTGTAAAGTGAGGACAATAGCGGGTCTAGTGGAACCTCAGTGCACTGTCAGGTGTCAGGAATCCTGCGAGAATGATGAAAAGAATGCTGAATTAAGGGCTTACTTTGTGCCGGTGCTTTAATAATGAGCCCATTCGGAGTTCCTTCGACGACAGTCCCGGAGGGGATCGTTCCGATCTGCCCATTTTACAGCCGAGGACACCTGCTCTGCTGGGCGCAGTGAGCGACGCCACCCTGCGcacctgtcccccctccccccggcgcTCGCCTGCGGGCCGGGGGTGGCTTGAGAGCCGCAAGGGGGACGCGAGCGCACGGAGGCCTGAGCACGGCGTCCCTCCCGCAGGTACCTGCGCGCTATGTACCTGGGGCTGCAGAGCCGCTGGCGCGGGGAGCGGCTGCGGCGCCACTTCTACTGGCGGATGCTGTTCGAGAGCGCAGACGTGAGCATGCTACGCCTGCTGGAGACCTTCCTGCGCAGCGCGCCGCAGCTCGTGCTGCAGCTCAGCCTCCTGGTGCACCGCGGCGGCGAGCCGGACCTGCTGCCCGGTGAGCTCCGCCCTCGCGCCCGCCCTCGCCCCAGGGCTCACTCCTCCAACGCAGTCCGCTGCAGGGGCACCCGCCCACTCTTCCTACCACCCCCACTTCGGCCCACTTGCCGTCGGGGATTTGAAGGCGCCCCTCCTCCCGCTACTCTCATCACCCTCCAGGCCGCTGGAGACCCCCATGTCACCTCCGGTGGCCCAGTTACCCTCCATGTCCGGAGGAGCCTGGTCCCTCTACCTCCTTGCCTCCCTTTGGGACCGCTGGGTGCTCCcgctctccccctcctcccttcccccttgcCAGAGCAGAGAAGACCCCATTTCTGCTAAGTCCAAAGAGGCCCTTGACCCCATCGCCACAACTCAGACCCTGCCCTTCATTCCCCAAACTGTCCTGATCCCAGATTGCATCCACCAGGGGCACCCCTGACTCACAGATCTGCTCAGTCACCCTCCGTGACTGAGGCTGTTTATCTACCCTCTCCTGGTCTTTTTACTTCCTGAGGACTCCAACCAGGTTTAGCCTGGGTCCCCGGCTCTCACCCCCAGACTTGGCCCTCCCCTAACTCTGACAGACCAGGCCAACCCATTCTGTGTCAGAAAAACCACACCCCCGGGAGTCCTCCAAGCTCTTCCCACCCAGACACGGTCCATACCACCTTTGATGACCCAAAAGATTCTATCACCCCCTCTCAGGCCCTTCAGGACCCCTTGCCCAGGATACCGGGCTCCAGTCAAAACTTCCCACAGCAGATGTCTTCCCATGCCCTCAGCTGTGCTCAGCTTGGATACCCCTCTCCACTACCCAGCTTCATCCTGGTGGCCTGTAGCTACTAACTGTCCCCTCCTGGCTCCTCAATACCCTAATCATGACCCCCCAACTCTTCACCTTCTTTCTTGCTCCCAGAATCCTGGACCCTAATTTTCCACCCTCTCACCGAGACCCCTGAAACCCGACATCCCTGTTCTAGAGACCTGGCCCTGACCCTTATGAAGACCAAAGTCAcccaccttccttcttcctttatgcTCCTCCTCCTGCAGAAGTCCCCAGCCCCATTCACACTCCCTGCTCCCATCACTGCTCTGGAAGACTGCCCCCCCAAGaccctccccacagccctgatTTATAGACCCTTCCCTCACAGCTCCTCAGAACCCAGCTCCTGACCCAGAACCCTACCCCTttcccccgaccccccccccccccccctcacccaGACCCACCCCTaacccagcccaccccaccctcaccctgTCTCTGCAGCCCTGTCCACCTCTGCCTCACTCGTGTCCCTGGCCTGGACGCTGGCCTCCTACCAGAAGGTGCTGCGGGACTCCCGGGATGACAAGCGGCCGCTCTCCTACAAGGGCGCTGTGGCCCAGGTGCTGTGGCACCTGTTCACCATCGCAGCCCGCAGCCTGGCCTTCGCACTCTTCGCCAGCGTCTACAAGCTCTACTTCGGCATCTTCATCGTGGCCCACTGGTGCGTCATGACCTTCTGGGTCATCCAGGGCGAGACGGACTTCTGCATGTCCAAGTGGGAAGAGATCATCTACAACATGGTGGTGGGCATCATCTACATCTTCTGCTGGTTCAATGTCAAGGAgggccgcagccgccgccgcatGACCCTCTACTATTGCATTGTGCTGCTGGAGAATGCCGCACTCACGGGCTTCTGGTACTCCAGCCGCAACTTCTCCACTGACTTCCACTCGCTCATCCTAGTCTGCGTGGTGGCTTCCAGCTTCGCACTGGGCATCTTCTTCATGTGTGTGTACTACTGCCTCCTGCACCCCAATGGGCCCATGCTGGGTCCCCAGATGCCTGGCTGCATCTGCCCGgagaccccaggaccctgtggCCCCCCAGCTGACGCTGTCACAAGTCCCCCAAGGTCCCTGCCGAGGACTACAGGTGCCGAGAGGGATGGGGTCTCTGTGGGGGGCGAGCGTGCGGGAACCCCCACGCCACCTGTCTTCCAGGTGCGGCCTGGCTTGCCTCCCACCCCAGTGGCTCGTCCTTTGCGGACAGAAGGGCCTGTCATTCGGATTGACTTGCCCCGGAAGAAGTACCCTGCCTGGGATGCTCATTTTATTGACCGCCGGCTCCGGAAGACCATTCTGGCACTGGAGTACTCCTCTCCTGCCACGCCTCGGTTACAGTACCGGAGCGTGGGGACCTCCCAGGAGCTGCTGGAGTATGAGACCACGGTGTAGGCCACAATGTCCCCCACCAAGAGGGACAGGCTTGGCTGACCCCACATCAACCACAGTGTTGAGCCCGGAATGTCGGGGCCACCCAGCTAAAGGGGTACAGATCCATTGGTCCAAGGGTAGAGTGGCCCACCCCTGGGTACTTTCAGGGGAGGGGACAGCCTTGTGGAGGCCTCAGCCCTAGGCCCTGTTTTCAGCCCTGTGGCCCATTTCCTAAACTCCCCTGACCTAGGGCCCAGGGCACCAACTGGTGCTACAGTCCTCATTAGCTGCCCCACTTTCATGAAGGCCTCCACACCACATCTGGTGCCAGGGGCACCCCACACTCTCCCCTGCCTGGAGTCACCCACGTGTCGCTCCCAGTGGACCTGCCAGAGACAGGGAACTGCCTGGGGCCCATGACCTAGACGCTGTGCTCCTCagggggcgtggggggtgggcTTCTTTTCTGGGGAGAGGAGATCTCTGAGAAGGATGAAGGAGGCCGTGGAAGATgtgagggaggtgggggcatCTGGTGGACCAGTTCCTGCGAGCTCCGAGGGCCGGATCCTGGGCAAGAAGGGAATGAAAGGCGGGAGTTGGGGCGGGTGGGGAGTTGGGGTGGGAGCGGACAGTGCTGTagctggagaggaggaagaaccCTGAGGCAACTGAGGGGTCAAGGCCAACAGACGCACAAAGGGATTAGCAGGTCTGGGGGAGGGGTACCCTCAATCCACCGCACAGAGAATGTTCCCAAAGTGAACTCCTCAGGAGACACCCTTTGTTGTGGGCTCTAATATGAATGAGGTTCCGGACACCTCATTGAAGTGAAATGTTTCCAGGAGCCATCCTTTGTTCTAGATGAGAATCTAGAACATTCCTTCTAGATAAAGGTCTTGAATACAACAGATAAAATGTCTAGGAAGCCACTCTGGGCTCAATTATACATGAGGTTCTAGCACATTTGACAGAGAAACTGTTCCAGAGAGACATTCTTAACTCTGGATTAAGTTTTGGAACACTTGGCTGATAAAATGTCCTAGGGAGTCCCTCTGATCTGGATTCTGTGATGAAGGTGAAGGCCCTGGAGCCCCGCTATTCTGTTCTGGGAGGTTCTAGCTcctgcagtgggggtgggggagggggctgtagAGCCCCATGTAAGTGGAGTAGTCTAGAAATGGGTACTTCAGT comes from Mustela nigripes isolate SB6536 chromosome 7, MUSNIG.SB6536, whole genome shotgun sequence and encodes:
- the XKR7 gene encoding XK-related protein 7 — its product is MAAKSDGAAAAAGPGPEGAAGGARSGAGGRGEAAAVAAGSPVVTGAGGSGPRYELRDCCWVLCALLVFFSDGATDLWLAASYYLQGQRTYFGLTLLFVLLPSLVVQLLSFRWFVYDYSEPAGAPGPAVSTKDSGAGGPSISTKDSAAAFRTKEGSPQLGPGPAPSSASAYRRRCCRLCVWLLQTLVHLLQLGQVWRYLRAMYLGLQSRWRGERLRRHFYWRMLFESADVSMLRLLETFLRSAPQLVLQLSLLVHRGGEPDLLPALSTSASLVSLAWTLASYQKVLRDSRDDKRPLSYKGAVAQVLWHLFTIAARSLAFALFASVYKLYFGIFIVAHWCVMTFWVIQGETDFCMSKWEEIIYNMVVGIIYIFCWFNVKEGRSRRRMTLYYCIVLLENAALTGFWYSSRNFSTDFHSLILVCVVASSFALGIFFMCVYYCLLHPNGPMLGPQMPGCICPETPGPCGPPADAVTSPPRSLPRTTGAERDGVSVGGERAGTPTPPVFQVRPGLPPTPVARPLRTEGPVIRIDLPRKKYPAWDAHFIDRRLRKTILALEYSSPATPRLQYRSVGTSQELLEYETTV